The Spartobacteria bacterium sequence GCTCTCAATACAGCCAGCTTATTGCACGACGTATTCGTGAACAAAAAGTGTATTGCGAACTGTTACGGTTCGACACCCCTCTGGATACCATTCTAGCGCGCAAGCCTAGTGGTATCATCCTGTCCGGCGGCCCTGCCAGTGTGACAGAGGAAGGATCACCCACCTGTGATCCCGCTCTTTTTGAGGCAGGTATTCCCGTACTGGGCATTTGTTACGGCATGCAGCTGATGACACAGCTGCTGGGCGGTCGAGTTCACCCAAGTAATGAGAGAGAATACGGCGGTGCCATCATCAGGTTGACGCAAAAAAGCACCTTGTTTGATCTTGTTCCCGACTCACTGGATGTGTGGATGAGTCATGGCGATCAGCTGGATGCCATTCCCGAAGAATTTGACAGACTGGCGACAACGGGCACCTGCCCTATTGCAGCGATGCAGTCACGGCAGCGAAATCTTTTCGGTCTTCAGTTCCATCCCGAGGTCGTTCACACCGCCTTTGGTAAGCAAATTCTCAAAAATTTCATTTTCTCTGTCTGCCACTGTGCGGGTGACTGGGAAATGGAATCATTCATTGAAGAAAGCGTTCAGCGCATTCGCAAGCAGGTGGGCGACCGCCATGTTCTATGCGGCTTGAGCGGCGGCGTAGATTCTTCAGTTGTCGCGGCCCTGCTTTATAAGGCTATCGGCGATCAGTTACATTGTGTTTTTGTAGATACCGGACTCCTGCGCTACGCCGAGGCCGAACAAGTGGAAGAAATGTTTGGTAGCCATTTCGGCGTGGATCTGCACGTTGCTCGTTCTGCCGATTTGTTTTTCAATGAGCTGGCCGGA is a genomic window containing:
- a CDS encoding glutamine-hydrolyzing GMP synthase, whose product is MHDWIAILDFGSQYSQLIARRIREQKVYCELLRFDTPLDTILARKPSGIILSGGPASVTEEGSPTCDPALFEAGIPVLGICYGMQLMTQLLGGRVHPSNEREYGGAIIRLTQKSTLFDLVPDSLDVWMSHGDQLDAIPEEFDRLATTGTCPIAAMQSRQRNLFGLQFHPEVVHTAFGKQILKNFIFSVCHCAGDWEMESFIEESVQRIRKQVGDRHVLCGLSGGVDSSVVAALLYKAIGDQLHCVFVDTGLLRYAEAEQVEEMFGSHFGVDLHVARSADLFFNELAGVTDPETKRKIIGKTFIDVFADEARSIGHSIAFLAQGTLYPDVIESVSPLGGPSVTIKSHHNVGGLPDDLQFELIEPLRELFKDEVRLLGSALGLPDEMVHRQPFPGPGMAVRVLGEVTKERVAVLQQADLRVQEELKKMDNYRDVWQAFAVLLPICTVGVMGDGRTYENVVAVRAVESLDGMTANWFRLPYDTLEHISSRIINEVKGINRVVYDISSKPPSTIEWE